One Azoarcus sp. DN11 DNA segment encodes these proteins:
- a CDS encoding DedA family protein gives MEFLAPLFDIVLHLDKHLEALVAAYGIWIYAILFAVIFSETGFVVTPFLPGDSLLFIAGALAALGNMDLSLLILTLTAAAAIGNTVNYSIGRYFGPRVFHWENSRLFNKAALMKTHLFYEKHGGKTLVISRFLPLFRTFAPFVAGIGSMGYARFTLFNVVGALAWVVSLTLAGYWFGNMPWIKQNLTLVIVGIIVLSLLPVVIGALKARSTAS, from the coding sequence ATGGAATTTCTCGCCCCGCTGTTCGACATCGTCCTGCACCTCGACAAGCACCTCGAAGCGCTGGTCGCCGCCTACGGCATCTGGATCTACGCGATCCTGTTTGCAGTGATCTTCAGCGAGACCGGGTTCGTGGTGACCCCCTTCCTGCCGGGCGACTCGCTGCTCTTCATCGCCGGCGCGCTGGCGGCGCTGGGCAACATGGACCTCTCGCTGCTGATCCTCACGCTGACGGCAGCGGCGGCGATCGGCAACACCGTGAATTACTCGATCGGGCGCTATTTCGGCCCCCGGGTCTTCCATTGGGAGAACTCGCGCCTCTTCAACAAGGCGGCGCTGATGAAGACACACCTCTTCTACGAGAAACACGGCGGCAAGACGCTGGTGATCTCGCGCTTCCTGCCGCTGTTCCGCACCTTCGCCCCCTTCGTCGCGGGCATCGGCAGCATGGGTTACGCGCGCTTCACGCTCTTCAACGTCGTCGGGGCGCTCGCCTGGGTGGTATCGCTGACGCTCGCCGGCTACTGGTTCGGCAACATGCCGTGGATCAAGCAGAACCTCACGCTGGTGATCGTCGGCATCATCGTGCTGTCGCTGCTGCCGGTCGTGATCGGCGCACTGAAGGCGCGCTCGACCGCGTCCTGA
- a CDS encoding cache domain-containing protein: protein MTALLRKFWFEPPVRAVLLLTALMLSVLAGGTAFLVYDMRQRELEYARSEISTLSRILSEQTARTLDGVTMALRGAQDRLSDGIGQQLQLDSFPVMALLKARAEGLPQFSSMFVLDANGVVMNSTLLGTRPGFSEADRDYFTTLAHRDEGIIVSQLYRRRFDGEWTFYLAARLVDGSGNFRGVVVAAIVVNYFESFYRRLDLRFGKQIQLINARGNLVASFPSDTDRVDQPVKGVPTFPERSADATGTTVVTETVDGENRFVAYHPVPRYPFLIGVVVGQDSALVSWPGTARPIVFGAGFVAVLLLAASCGVLWSMRRRELLARALEDSEERLRGMVESVMDAIVTIDEDLSVVLFNRAAEHMFGVQSGDALGKPFDRLLAGDSRSAYHAIVGRRRNSGEPHVRRGRAELTARHANGREFPADATFSSTEMRGQRFLTVVLRDLTERKRIETHLRETNRQLQELSTALQRVREEERAGIAREMHDELGQRLTAIKLELSWLGGRLPGERADLQDKVGVIKEQLNQTIASVRRITYELRPLILDDLGLRAAISWLTDDFSKRTGIELALDLDDDEPERGSTEATTLFRVLQESLTNVTKYARASTVWVSCRRDGGDWRLTVRDDGIGFVLDAANQAGFGLLGMRERIRLVQGTFAIHSTPGDGTAIDATVPAGQ, encoded by the coding sequence ATGACAGCCCTGTTGCGCAAATTCTGGTTCGAGCCGCCCGTGCGCGCGGTGCTGCTGCTGACCGCCCTGATGCTGTCGGTGCTTGCCGGCGGCACCGCCTTCCTGGTGTACGACATGCGCCAGCGCGAACTCGAATACGCGCGCAGCGAGATCTCCACCCTGAGCCGCATCCTCTCCGAGCAGACGGCCCGCACGCTGGACGGCGTCACGATGGCCCTGCGCGGCGCCCAGGACCGGCTGTCCGACGGGATCGGCCAGCAGTTGCAACTCGACAGCTTTCCCGTCATGGCGCTGCTCAAGGCGCGCGCCGAGGGACTCCCGCAGTTCTCGTCGATGTTCGTCCTCGACGCCAACGGCGTCGTCATGAACTCGACCCTGCTCGGCACGCGGCCCGGCTTCAGCGAAGCCGACCGCGACTACTTCACGACGCTCGCGCACCGGGACGAGGGCATCATCGTGAGCCAGCTCTACCGCCGCAGGTTCGATGGCGAATGGACCTTCTACCTCGCCGCGCGGCTCGTCGACGGCAGCGGCAACTTCCGCGGCGTCGTCGTGGCTGCGATCGTCGTCAACTATTTCGAGTCCTTCTACCGCCGGCTCGACCTGCGCTTCGGCAAGCAGATCCAGCTGATCAACGCGCGCGGCAATCTCGTCGCGAGTTTTCCGAGCGACACGGACCGGGTCGACCAGCCGGTGAAGGGGGTGCCGACCTTCCCGGAGCGATCCGCCGATGCGACGGGCACAACGGTCGTCACCGAAACCGTCGACGGCGAGAATCGCTTCGTCGCCTATCACCCTGTCCCGCGCTACCCGTTCCTGATCGGCGTCGTGGTCGGCCAGGATTCGGCGCTGGTGTCCTGGCCGGGGACGGCGCGCCCCATCGTGTTCGGCGCAGGCTTCGTCGCGGTGCTGCTGCTGGCCGCTTCCTGCGGGGTGCTGTGGAGCATGCGCCGGCGCGAGTTGCTGGCGAGAGCCCTGGAGGACAGCGAAGAGCGCCTGCGGGGGATGGTCGAATCGGTGATGGACGCGATCGTCACGATCGACGAGGACCTGTCCGTCGTGCTGTTCAACCGCGCGGCCGAGCACATGTTCGGCGTCCAGTCCGGCGACGCGCTCGGCAAACCCTTCGACCGGCTGCTGGCGGGAGACTCGCGCAGCGCGTACCACGCCATCGTCGGCCGGCGGCGCAATTCCGGCGAGCCCCATGTCCGTCGTGGCCGCGCCGAGCTGACGGCCCGCCACGCCAACGGGCGCGAATTCCCCGCCGACGCCACTTTTTCGTCCACCGAGATGCGGGGGCAGCGCTTCCTCACCGTGGTGCTGCGCGATCTCACCGAGCGCAAGCGCATCGAAACCCACCTGCGCGAAACCAACCGCCAGCTGCAGGAGCTGTCCACGGCGCTGCAGCGGGTGCGCGAGGAAGAGCGCGCCGGCATCGCGCGCGAGATGCACGACGAGCTCGGGCAGCGGCTCACCGCGATCAAGCTCGAGCTCTCCTGGCTCGGCGGCCGCCTGCCGGGCGAGCGCGCCGACCTGCAGGACAAGGTGGGCGTCATCAAGGAGCAGCTCAACCAGACGATCGCCTCGGTGCGGCGCATCACCTACGAGCTGCGCCCGTTGATCCTCGACGATCTCGGCCTGCGCGCAGCGATCTCGTGGCTCACGGACGATTTCTCCAAGCGCACCGGCATCGAGCTGGCGCTCGATCTGGACGACGACGAACCCGAGCGGGGCAGCACCGAGGCGACGACGCTGTTCCGCGTGTTGCAAGAGTCGCTCACCAATGTCACGAAGTACGCGCGGGCGAGTACCGTATGGGTTTCGTGCCGCCGCGACGGCGGCGACTGGCGCCTGACGGTGCGTGACGACGGCATCGGCTTCGTGCTCGACGCGGCGAACCAGGCGGGGTTCGGCCTGCTCGGCATGCGCGAACGCATCCGCCTGGTGCAGGGCACGTTCGCGATCCATTCCACGCCCGGCGACGGCACGGCGATAGATGCCACCGTCCCGGCCGGGCAATGA
- a CDS encoding DmsE family decaheme c-type cytochrome, whose protein sequence is MKKMRSLLAVLACIGGICAGAVYAADAPKEAPKDIVLKGDAKCTSCHDEADAPGVLHIGKTKHGTRADGRAPTCTNCHGDSDKHVNYKGSDKPPKPDRTFTKNTATPASERNAACLTCHETDSKRHLWTGSTHERADVACSACHQTHTADDKVRDKRTQPEVCFACHKEQRAQINRPSHHPIAEGKMACSDCHNPHGSTGPKLLVKNSTNATCYTCHAEKRGPFVHNHAPVTEDCANCHNPHGTVADSMLKVRPPFLCQQCHDPANHLGTVPGVAANTNTSAAGGVNGLNSVGVTQGRACLNCHTEIHGSNSPANASKAMRFWR, encoded by the coding sequence ATGAAAAAAATGCGAAGCTTGCTTGCAGTGCTGGCCTGTATCGGCGGCATCTGCGCAGGGGCGGTATACGCCGCAGATGCGCCGAAAGAGGCGCCCAAGGACATCGTGCTCAAGGGTGATGCCAAGTGCACATCCTGTCACGACGAGGCGGACGCTCCCGGCGTGCTGCACATCGGCAAGACGAAACACGGCACGCGTGCCGACGGCCGCGCGCCGACCTGTACCAACTGTCACGGCGACAGCGACAAGCACGTCAATTACAAGGGCAGCGACAAGCCGCCCAAGCCCGACCGCACCTTCACCAAGAATACCGCGACCCCTGCGTCCGAGCGCAATGCGGCCTGTCTGACGTGCCACGAGACCGATTCCAAGCGCCACCTGTGGACCGGCAGCACGCACGAACGGGCCGACGTCGCCTGCAGCGCCTGTCACCAGACGCACACGGCCGATGACAAGGTCCGCGACAAGCGCACCCAGCCCGAAGTCTGCTTCGCCTGCCACAAGGAGCAGCGCGCGCAGATCAACCGTCCGTCGCATCACCCGATCGCGGAAGGCAAGATGGCCTGCTCGGATTGCCACAATCCGCACGGCTCGACGGGTCCGAAACTGCTCGTGAAGAACAGCACCAACGCGACCTGCTACACCTGCCACGCGGAAAAGCGCGGTCCCTTCGTGCATAACCACGCACCCGTCACCGAAGACTGCGCCAACTGCCACAACCCGCACGGCACCGTCGCCGACTCGATGCTCAAGGTCCGTCCGCCCTTCCTGTGCCAGCAGTGTCATGACCCGGCCAACCACCTCGGTACCGTTCCCGGTGTCGCGGCCAACACGAACACCAGCGCGGCTGGCGGCGTGAATGGCTTGAACTCGGTGGGTGTCACTCAGGGACGCGCCTGTTTGAACTGCCACACGGAGATCCACGGCAGCAACAGCCCGGCGAATGCCTCCAAGGCAATGCGCTTCTGGCGTTAA
- a CDS encoding cytochrome C, with protein sequence MKIRNMRGLLAAAASVALLWPLSGLAAGEGAAPAKLDNATCLNCHQSGKPAIQIEDAEGEKIKLAPVDPAKVAKGVHAKLDCVACHTDIVDAKEKHAKAPNAVKPDCAACHEKLWDEAKKNNQAASKERLGIVVENIAAYKQSFHARPDTDHPDRPKAYCNQCHATHDFAVPPAGTPEREKWRMTIPETCGAACHEDQLDDFTNSVHGALIAKGDPKGAVCTDCHTTHEIRNSSSEAFKLKNVLACGDCHKEELHSYRDTYHGQVNRLGFVYTAKCADCHGSHGIRKGDDPKSRVHPDNRLKTCQKCHDDKKPGMVKATAGFVTFGPHANTHDFEKYPKMWIAGKFMTALLIGVFAFFWLHSGLWYYREWQERKERKTVPHVRTGELGVNKDKHFVRFAWGWRLAHLVFALVTMTLVLTGTTVLFAHAAWAPKVAALLGGPKVMGIIHRTAASLFVGIFMIHFVYVMSRLLRNRKFRWFGPDSLIPNWKDFADCWGMFKWFVGKGPRPQFDRWTYFEKFDYWAVFWGVNIIGWSGLMLAFPHVTASFLPGWVFNVGTLVHGEEAFLAAVFLFTVHFFNNHFRPDKLPPPDVVMFTGTQSLEEFRREHPAQYQRLVESGELEKYLVDAPSRQLHAGSVVLGLTLITVGLVLLVLVVTGFLS encoded by the coding sequence GTGAAGATACGCAACATGCGAGGTCTGCTGGCAGCAGCCGCGTCTGTAGCGCTGCTGTGGCCATTGTCGGGTCTGGCTGCGGGCGAGGGTGCAGCGCCGGCCAAGCTCGACAATGCCACCTGTCTGAACTGCCACCAGAGCGGCAAGCCCGCGATCCAGATCGAGGATGCCGAGGGCGAAAAGATCAAGCTGGCGCCCGTCGATCCCGCCAAGGTGGCGAAGGGCGTGCATGCGAAGCTCGATTGCGTCGCCTGCCACACCGACATCGTCGACGCGAAGGAGAAGCACGCAAAGGCGCCGAATGCGGTCAAGCCCGACTGTGCCGCCTGCCACGAGAAGCTGTGGGACGAGGCGAAGAAGAACAACCAGGCGGCGAGCAAGGAGCGCCTGGGCATCGTCGTGGAGAACATCGCCGCGTACAAGCAATCCTTCCACGCGCGGCCGGATACCGATCATCCGGATCGGCCCAAGGCGTACTGCAACCAGTGCCACGCGACCCACGATTTCGCGGTGCCCCCGGCCGGGACGCCCGAGCGCGAAAAGTGGCGCATGACGATCCCGGAAACCTGCGGTGCCGCCTGCCACGAGGATCAGCTCGATGACTTCACGAACTCCGTGCATGGCGCGCTGATCGCGAAAGGCGACCCGAAGGGCGCGGTATGTACCGACTGCCACACGACGCACGAAATCCGCAACTCGTCGTCGGAGGCGTTCAAGCTGAAGAACGTGCTCGCGTGCGGCGACTGCCACAAGGAAGAGTTGCACAGCTACCGCGACACCTACCACGGGCAGGTGAATCGCCTCGGCTTCGTCTACACCGCCAAGTGCGCGGACTGCCACGGCAGCCACGGCATCAGGAAGGGCGACGATCCGAAGTCGCGCGTGCACCCGGACAATCGCCTGAAGACCTGCCAGAAGTGCCATGACGACAAGAAGCCGGGCATGGTGAAGGCGACGGCGGGCTTCGTGACTTTCGGGCCGCACGCCAACACGCACGACTTCGAGAAGTACCCGAAGATGTGGATTGCCGGCAAGTTCATGACGGCCCTGCTGATCGGCGTGTTCGCCTTCTTCTGGCTGCACAGCGGTCTGTGGTACTACCGCGAATGGCAGGAGCGCAAGGAGCGCAAGACTGTGCCGCACGTGCGTACCGGCGAACTGGGAGTGAACAAGGACAAGCACTTCGTCCGTTTCGCCTGGGGCTGGCGCCTCGCGCACCTTGTGTTCGCGCTCGTGACGATGACCCTGGTGCTGACCGGCACGACGGTGTTGTTCGCTCATGCCGCGTGGGCACCCAAGGTCGCAGCGCTGCTCGGCGGGCCGAAGGTGATGGGGATCATCCACCGCACCGCGGCGTCGCTCTTCGTCGGCATCTTCATGATCCACTTCGTGTACGTGATGTCGCGATTGCTGCGCAACCGCAAGTTCCGCTGGTTCGGGCCGGATTCGCTGATCCCGAACTGGAAGGACTTCGCCGACTGCTGGGGCATGTTCAAGTGGTTCGTCGGAAAGGGGCCGAGGCCGCAGTTCGACCGCTGGACCTACTTCGAGAAGTTCGACTACTGGGCGGTGTTCTGGGGTGTGAACATCATCGGCTGGAGCGGCCTGATGCTGGCCTTCCCGCACGTCACGGCGAGCTTCCTGCCGGGCTGGGTGTTCAACGTCGGCACGCTGGTGCATGGCGAGGAAGCCTTCCTGGCGGCGGTGTTCCTCTTCACGGTGCACTTCTTCAACAACCACTTCCGTCCCGACAAGCTGCCGCCGCCGGACGTGGTGATGTTCACCGGCACGCAGTCGCTGGAAGAGTTCCGCCGCGAGCACCCGGCGCAGTACCAGCGCCTCGTCGAGTCGGGCGAGCTGGAGAAGTACCTGGTCGATGCGCCGTCGCGCCAGCTGCACGCCGGCTCGGTGGTCCTCGGCCTCACGCTGATCACCGTCGGCCTCGTGCTGCTGGTGCTGGTGGTGACGGGTTTCCTCAGCTGA
- a CDS encoding EAL domain-containing protein, whose translation MSYAERALRTLSAGNRTLLRAQDEQTLLQEMCRVIVELGGYRMAWVGYAQNDEARTIRPMAHLGFDEGFLELGRFTWAEGESEGSRGPTAQAIRGGKPVVVQDTTKLLGTQLPVPLAETLRRGYASIAAFPLIIEREAIGNLTIFAAEADAFDECECSLLAEMADDLAFGIATLRMREQRREAEETIRHMAYFDALTDLPNRGSLNARLAEEIAQAQQENQSMAVLLMKVGRFQEISDTLGYLEGDHLIVEMAKRLLHIAGPNKAVARVGEDEFAIIMPRASAEAATRVAHNAMREARDPVNFAGLAMDPHAYIGISLFPGHGNTPETLLRRAKIAAVQARRTACKYTLYKGTEDRESTQRLALMSELRSAIDQNELLLYCQPKVAIRSGEICGAEALVRWQHPQHGMIATGEFIALAERAGLIMPLTRWVLEAAFRQSYAWFERGIRRPLSVNLSAQDLRDPRLIDRISGLFATWALPPELMQFELTESALMEDPAGALETLGQLKDLGVELYIDDFGIGYSSLSYLQKLPVDSLKIDHSFVASMLTNAGSEVIVHSTVELGHNLGLGVVAEGVESEALWDHLQELGCDTAQGHFVGRPIPTAQFDEWEAQSPWSHPAPDGASAGVLH comes from the coding sequence ATGAGCTATGCCGAACGCGCCCTGCGCACCCTGAGCGCAGGCAACCGCACGCTGCTGCGGGCACAGGACGAACAGACGCTGCTGCAGGAGATGTGCCGGGTCATCGTCGAACTCGGCGGTTACCGCATGGCATGGGTGGGCTACGCGCAGAACGACGAGGCGCGGACCATCCGGCCAATGGCTCACCTCGGTTTCGACGAGGGCTTTCTCGAACTCGGCCGCTTCACCTGGGCAGAAGGGGAATCCGAGGGGTCGCGCGGCCCCACGGCGCAGGCGATCCGCGGCGGCAAGCCGGTCGTGGTCCAGGACACGACCAAGCTCCTGGGAACCCAGCTCCCCGTCCCGCTCGCCGAGACGCTCAGGCGCGGCTATGCCTCGATCGCGGCCTTCCCGCTGATCATCGAGCGCGAGGCGATCGGCAACCTGACGATCTTCGCCGCCGAAGCGGACGCATTCGACGAGTGTGAATGCAGTCTGCTCGCCGAGATGGCGGACGACCTCGCCTTTGGCATCGCCACGCTGCGCATGCGCGAACAGCGTCGCGAGGCGGAGGAGACGATCCGCCACATGGCCTATTTCGACGCCCTGACCGACCTGCCCAACCGCGGCTCGCTGAACGCGCGGCTCGCCGAAGAGATCGCCCAGGCGCAGCAGGAAAACCAGTCCATGGCGGTGCTGCTGATGAAGGTGGGGCGCTTCCAGGAGATCAGCGACACGCTCGGCTACCTGGAGGGCGACCACCTGATCGTCGAGATGGCCAAACGCCTGCTGCACATCGCCGGCCCGAACAAGGCGGTCGCGCGCGTCGGAGAGGACGAATTCGCCATCATCATGCCGCGCGCGAGCGCCGAAGCCGCGACGCGCGTCGCGCACAACGCGATGCGCGAGGCGCGCGATCCGGTCAACTTCGCCGGCCTGGCGATGGACCCGCATGCCTACATCGGCATCTCGCTGTTTCCGGGGCACGGCAACACGCCGGAAACCCTGCTGCGGCGCGCCAAGATCGCGGCCGTGCAGGCGCGCAGGACAGCGTGCAAATACACGCTGTACAAGGGCACCGAGGACCGCGAGAGCACCCAACGGCTGGCGCTGATGAGCGAGCTGCGCAGCGCGATCGACCAGAACGAGCTGCTGCTCTACTGCCAGCCCAAGGTGGCGATCCGCAGCGGCGAGATCTGCGGTGCCGAGGCGCTGGTGCGCTGGCAGCATCCGCAGCACGGCATGATCGCGACGGGCGAATTCATCGCGCTCGCCGAGCGGGCGGGCCTCATCATGCCGCTCACACGCTGGGTGCTGGAAGCCGCCTTCCGCCAGTCCTATGCATGGTTTGAGCGCGGCATCCGGCGGCCGCTGTCGGTGAACCTGTCGGCGCAGGACCTGCGTGATCCGCGCCTCATCGACCGCATCAGCGGGCTGTTCGCGACCTGGGCGCTGCCGCCGGAGCTGATGCAGTTCGAGCTCACGGAGAGCGCGCTGATGGAGGACCCGGCCGGCGCGCTGGAGACGCTCGGCCAGCTCAAGGATCTCGGCGTCGAGCTCTACATCGACGACTTCGGCATCGGTTACTCCAGCCTGAGCTACCTGCAGAAGCTGCCGGTCGACTCCCTGAAGATCGACCACTCCTTCGTCGCCAGCATGCTGACGAATGCCGGCTCGGAGGTCATCGTGCATTCGACCGTCGAACTGGGGCACAACCTGGGGCTGGGCGTGGTCGCCGAAGGCGTGGAGAGCGAGGCGCTGTGGGATCACCTGCAGGAGCTCGGCTGCGACACCGCGCAGGGGCACTTCGTCGGCCGTCCGATCCCGACCGCGCAGTTCGACGAATGGGAAGCGCAATCGCCGTGGAGCCATCCGGCACCCGACGGCGCCAGCGCCGGCGTCCTGCACTGA
- a CDS encoding c-type cytochrome codes for MPFRLNRVSLLVAATAAILVSSPSWAVDADAAKALAKENDCFKCHAVDKTKKGPSYKKVAEKYRGKEAEAFEKIRKNITTGPKVKLEDGTEEDHKIINTKDEAQLKNLMQWILSQ; via the coding sequence ATGCCATTCCGTCTCAACCGCGTGTCGCTGCTCGTGGCCGCCACCGCCGCGATCCTCGTCTCCTCGCCGTCCTGGGCCGTCGATGCCGACGCCGCCAAGGCGCTCGCGAAGGAGAACGACTGCTTCAAGTGCCACGCCGTCGACAAGACCAAGAAAGGCCCCTCGTACAAGAAGGTCGCCGAGAAGTACCGCGGCAAGGAGGCCGAGGCCTTCGAGAAGATCCGCAAGAACATCACGACCGGCCCGAAGGTGAAACTCGAGGACGGTACCGAAGAGGATCACAAGATCATCAACACGAAGGACGAAGCCCAACTCAAGAACCTGATGCAGTGGATCCTTTCGCAGTAA
- a CDS encoding MtrB/PioB family decaheme-associated outer membrane protein encodes MHNNRVFKPTVIAVAIGLAFPATAALADEVQELISPNVTEVGASLLNVDKINPLYRQYTGLNSEGVNGSVDLNVVQRSDAGRWFRVEGRDLGLRTQEFKASAEQQGDWSVGIGYNQIPRFAPFTVITPVDGVGSNTLVMPAAFPGATSPVRTIGNEETLMTERKGTTLTARKFISDNLQVNFSFKHEDKQGVRMSGANGASGKGVNGATVSGALGTQIFAPEPIDSTHQQVEASIDYATKQFYLSGSYYGSFFENNAGNALFVTSPNVNNRTAMSPLSLAPDNHAHEFQLAGGYNFSSDTQLKASVGKTLAYQNNSFIPASLIAVEQGAPGSAFRPGVLTKRSDLGGKVETTNAFASFTSRLTRDLSVLASWAYEFRDDKTPEDIYLIDYNHGGAQVTNNPLSQKTQRGKLEASYRLPMGFKLTGGYDYDVRKYDGMDELFRDKTTEGTFRLDLRKSLGETLNGSVTVSHSDRDGSKWGSTPSPRFVNSPAELARVGGSIGEHWTAPTQFSDRERDKVRLLLDWLPTNALSVQFSYEYANDDFSTRVDKIGLNKGKFELFSLDGSYRLSERWKANMWYSHGKNEIEQHSLQSTFGSLCNGSSVRNTCVPWGAQLNLNSDAIGAGFDGQLTSALSVGGQYLYSHDVNEYDISVANLGVRSPLPGATSPVLAGAGILPDTKYQQNTLRLFARYAFNKSTAMRLDYVWDKREFDDFTWQSWRFSDGTRVFQKPEQTTQLIGVTVSHRF; translated from the coding sequence ATGCACAACAATCGTGTTTTCAAGCCGACAGTGATCGCAGTCGCGATCGGGCTCGCCTTCCCTGCTACGGCAGCGCTGGCCGACGAAGTCCAGGAACTGATCAGTCCGAACGTGACCGAGGTCGGGGCCAGTCTGCTGAACGTGGACAAGATCAACCCGCTCTATCGCCAATACACCGGCCTCAATTCCGAGGGTGTCAACGGCAGCGTGGACCTCAATGTCGTCCAGCGTTCGGACGCGGGGCGCTGGTTCCGGGTGGAAGGGCGCGACCTCGGGTTGCGCACGCAGGAGTTCAAAGCCTCGGCCGAGCAGCAGGGTGACTGGTCGGTGGGGATCGGTTACAACCAGATTCCGCGTTTCGCACCGTTCACGGTGATCACCCCGGTCGACGGCGTCGGCAGCAATACGCTGGTGATGCCGGCGGCCTTCCCGGGCGCGACCTCGCCGGTGCGCACGATCGGCAACGAAGAAACCCTGATGACCGAGCGCAAGGGCACCACCCTGACGGCGCGCAAGTTCATCAGCGACAACCTGCAGGTGAACTTCAGCTTCAAGCACGAAGACAAGCAGGGTGTGCGCATGTCCGGCGCGAACGGCGCATCGGGCAAGGGCGTCAACGGGGCTACCGTCAGCGGGGCGCTCGGCACGCAGATCTTCGCCCCCGAACCGATCGATTCGACGCACCAGCAGGTCGAGGCGTCCATCGACTACGCGACCAAGCAGTTCTACCTGTCGGGCAGCTATTACGGCAGCTTCTTCGAGAACAACGCAGGCAACGCCCTGTTCGTGACCTCGCCCAACGTCAACAACCGCACGGCGATGAGCCCGCTGTCGTTGGCGCCGGACAATCACGCGCACGAGTTCCAGCTCGCGGGCGGCTACAACTTCTCGAGCGACACGCAGCTGAAGGCCTCCGTCGGCAAGACCCTCGCGTATCAGAACAACAGCTTCATCCCGGCCTCGCTGATCGCGGTCGAGCAGGGGGCTCCCGGCAGCGCGTTCCGCCCGGGGGTGCTGACGAAGCGTTCGGATCTCGGTGGCAAGGTCGAAACGACGAACGCGTTCGCGTCCTTCACGTCGCGCCTCACGCGGGATCTCAGCGTGCTGGCCTCGTGGGCGTACGAATTCCGCGACGACAAGACGCCGGAAGATATCTATCTGATCGACTACAACCACGGCGGTGCGCAGGTGACCAACAATCCCCTGTCGCAGAAGACCCAGCGCGGCAAGCTGGAGGCGAGCTATCGCCTGCCCATGGGCTTCAAGCTGACCGGTGGTTACGACTATGACGTCCGGAAGTACGATGGCATGGACGAGTTGTTCCGCGACAAGACGACGGAGGGCACCTTCCGGCTCGACCTGCGCAAGTCGCTCGGCGAGACGCTGAACGGCAGCGTCACCGTGTCGCACAGCGATCGTGACGGCTCGAAGTGGGGAAGTACGCCGAGTCCTCGATTCGTCAACTCTCCAGCGGAACTCGCTCGAGTGGGGGGATCGATTGGCGAGCACTGGACGGCGCCGACGCAGTTCTCCGACCGCGAGCGCGACAAGGTCAGGCTGCTGCTCGACTGGCTGCCGACGAACGCCCTGTCGGTGCAGTTCTCGTACGAATACGCGAACGACGACTTCTCGACACGCGTCGACAAAATCGGTCTGAACAAGGGCAAGTTCGAACTGTTCTCCCTCGATGGCAGCTATCGTCTGAGCGAACGGTGGAAGGCGAACATGTGGTATTCGCATGGCAAGAACGAGATCGAGCAGCATTCGCTGCAGAGCACGTTCGGTTCGCTGTGCAATGGATCCTCGGTCCGGAATACCTGCGTGCCCTGGGGCGCACAGCTGAACCTGAATTCCGACGCCATCGGTGCGGGATTCGACGGGCAGCTGACGTCCGCGCTGTCGGTCGGCGGGCAGTACCTCTACAGCCACGACGTCAACGAGTACGACATCTCCGTGGCCAACCTGGGGGTACGTTCGCCGCTGCCGGGGGCGACGTCGCCGGTGCTGGCGGGTGCGGGCATCCTGCCCGACACGAAGTACCAGCAGAACACGCTGCGTCTGTTCGCCAGGTACGCGTTCAACAAGTCCACCGCAATGCGTCTGGATTATGTGTGGGACAAGCGCGAGTTCGACGACTTCACATGGCAGAGCTGGCGGTTCTCGGATGGCACGCGGGTCTTCCAGAAGCCTGAGCAGACCACGCAGCTCATCGGCGTGACCGTATCGCACAGGTTCTGA
- a CDS encoding response regulator transcription factor gives MEKLRVLLADDHTIIRDGLKQILADTDDLAVCGEAANGNEALLLVREQDWDVVVLDISMPGRSGLDLIRLIHDEKPKLPILILSMHHEEQYAVRALHAGAAGYLTKESDADLLVHAIRRVARGGVYVSATVAELMARGLMPAAANELPHTALSDREFQIFHRLVLGQGLTDIANELSLSVKTISTHKTRILQKMAMTNTSELIRYAVAHHLVKSTDV, from the coding sequence ATGGAAAAACTCAGGGTATTGCTCGCCGACGACCATACGATCATCCGTGACGGCCTGAAGCAGATCCTCGCCGATACCGACGACCTCGCGGTGTGCGGCGAGGCGGCCAACGGCAACGAGGCGCTCCTGCTCGTGCGCGAACAGGACTGGGACGTCGTCGTGCTCGACATCTCGATGCCCGGCCGCAGCGGACTCGACCTCATCCGCCTGATCCACGACGAGAAGCCCAAGCTCCCGATCCTGATCCTGAGCATGCATCACGAGGAGCAGTATGCGGTGCGCGCGCTCCACGCCGGAGCCGCCGGCTATCTCACCAAGGAGAGCGACGCCGACCTGCTCGTGCACGCGATCCGCCGCGTCGCGCGCGGCGGCGTGTATGTCAGCGCCACCGTTGCCGAACTGATGGCGCGCGGCCTGATGCCGGCCGCCGCGAACGAGCTGCCGCACACCGCGCTGTCGGACCGCGAATTCCAGATCTTCCACCGGCTCGTGCTGGGGCAGGGGCTCACCGACATCGCCAACGAGCTCTCGCTCAGCGTCAAGACCATCAGCACGCACAAGACGCGCATCCTGCAGAAGATGGCGATGACGAACACCTCCGAGCTGATCCGCTACGCGGTCGCGCACCACCTCGTGAAGTCGACCGACGTGTAA